One region of Cinclus cinclus chromosome 1, bCinCin1.1, whole genome shotgun sequence genomic DNA includes:
- the LOC134050889 gene encoding secreted Ly-6/uPAR-related protein 1-like, whose translation MKKLLVRFLLGLAFVELAQSLRCYTCKEPTEISRCRTAIVCPPKATVCTTTLHSVDTGYPFFGNITVTRDCEEECLSYDGIGASKPKSCCYTDLCTDDTKSSNGVRSSSAALGLVALVAGTVLQCSL comes from the exons ATGAAGAAACTCCTGGTGAGATTCCTGCTGGGCCTGGCATTCGTGGAGTTGG cccagtcCCTACGATGTTACACGTGCAAGGAGCCCACAGAGATTTCCAGGTGCAGGACAGCCATCGTGTGTCCCCCGAAAGCCACCGTGTGCACCACGACACTGCACTCTGTGGACACAG GTTATCCCTTTTTTGGCAACATCACGGTGACCAGGGACTGTGAGGAGGAATGTCTCTCTTATGATGGGATAGGGGCATCCAAGCCCAAATCCTGCTGTTACACCGACCTGTGCACCGATGACACCAAGAGCAGCAatggggtgaggagcagctccGCAGCGCTGGGCCTGGTGGCTCTGGTGGCTGGCACAGTTctccagtgctccctgtga
- the LOC134050897 gene encoding ly6/PLAUR domain-containing protein 2-like — translation MKVFLSLLLAAVTCMDLGYSLQCYTCRDLTSVEKCQTIENCTEEEIMCKTTMYSLEDVYPPTGISTVTKMCASSCIPSDVDNIGMTHPVTCCYSDLCNFDGAASLSTSVVPVGILACSLCAFFWTRL, via the exons ATGAAGGTGTTTCTGTCTCTTCTGTTGGCTGCTGTCACTTGCATGGATTTGG GATACTCCTTGCAGTGTTACACGTGCAGGGATTTGACCTCAGTTGAGAAGTGCCAGACAATTGAGAACTGCACAGAGGAGGAGATCATGTGCAAGACTACAATGTATTCCCTGGAGGATG TTTATCCGCCCACGGGAATCTCGACTGTCACCAAGATGTGTGCCTCCAGCTGCATCCCCTCCGACGTGGATAACATTGGGATGACACATCCTGTCACCTGCTGTTACTCTGACCTGTGCAACTTTGATGGAGCAGCAAGTTTGAGCACCAGCGTCGTGCCAGTTGGGATCCTGGCCTGTTCCCTCTGTGCCTTTTTCTGGACTAGACTCTGA